The Corynebacterium callunae DSM 20147 genomic sequence CGGCTGTATCGCGCGGGAGCCAGTAGCCGATGAACCCGTTGTCGAAGGTGGTGGCATGCTCGGCGACGAGCACCGCGCCGGTGCCCGCCTCGATGATCTTCACCTCCACGGAGGCATTGCGCAGCTCACCCAGGCAGGTGGTCAGGCTGTGATAGAAGCAGTCATGAGTCTGGTTGATAAACGGAGCCACCGACACGTAGACGGAATCGGCGGGCATCTCGAGCCGGATCTCCTGATCTGAGTGGCTGAGAACCAATTCATCAGAGCGGACTATGGCCATCAGATCGTGCGGAGGGGCCTCGACGAGGAGGGTGTCCAGGTAGTCGATAATCCCGACGGTGTCCATACCTCCCAGATCGACCGAGGCGAGAAATTCCGCCTCCTCGGTGTTCGCCTGCGAGGTGGTGCACCCGGCCAGGGCGAGCGCGCAGACGGCGAGGAGGGCCGAGAGTCGGTTCATGGCAGATCCTCAATTTATGTTCACAAAGTGAAGCATAAAGATTACTACATGTGATCAGACAAAGATAGAGGAACACTCTTTAATAGGGCAGAGCTACGTGAGCTCATCGCGTCACGGCCGGCATTACTATGAGCAGCTGTCCCCGTCGGCCGGGGCCGTTTCGGGTTTTGGGACCTCAAGTGAGGAGTTTCTACGAACAAAGCCGTATGTTCATTACTGCACCTCTTCCCCGGCTGAGGGCTGGGGGCGGTTCGTCGTGGTGGGATCGGTGGGCGGGGTGATCTGCTCGTTCATCGCCTCCAGCTCGTCCTCGCCCCGATTTTCCGCGTCGTAGAGAACCGGGTCCTGCACCCCGTGCTCGCGCATGAGGGTGTCGAGCTTGAGGTGTATCGCCGCGCTGTCCCGGTTCTGGGTGTTTTGGATGATAAACACCATCAGGAAGGTCACCAGGGTGGTGCCGGTGTTGATGATCAGCTGCCAGGTATCAGAAAACCCCAGGACCGGCCCGCTGGCAGCCCACAGCACGATGGCGATGACCGCCACGATAAACACCCCGGGTTTGCCGAGGTAATCAGCGCTGGCGGTGGTAAACCGGGTAAAAGTTTCCCGGGCACCGGCCGGGGACAAATGATTCGGCATGACAGCCTCCTGACATAGGTCGGCCAACCTATAACCGACAGTGAATACAACCTGTTCATTATACCCGGCTCCTCCCGTAACCCGATGCCCAGGTCACAGGGACAGTCCCGGGGGCATCACCTTGCGGTGCCCGGCTGGTTGCCCTCGCTAGGCTGACACACACCCTGGAGGTGATGGAGGTGTCTCAGCGGTGCACCGACGCGGCGAGGCGGTCAGGATCATCTGCCCACCCTGGGTCGGCGGCACGGTTGATGGCCCGCCGGTTACCTGGCGGGGTGGACAAGGCCAAGAGGAAGGCAGGGACAAGGGATGACACGTGTGGGTATCTCGGGCAGGTTGCGCCTGGCGATGCTGAGTTACCGGTTCGAGGAGAGTCTGTTTCTCTACCCGGCGTTGATCATGTCGGGCGGGATCGTGCTGGCCGTGGTGGCCACGGTTGTTGACGACGCACTCGGTCACGGGACGCGGGTGCCGCTCACACTCACGATGAGCAGCAACGCGGCTACCTGGCTGCTGGCCACGGTGGCGGGGGCGATGATCACCACCGTCGGGGTGGTCTTCTCCCTGACAGTGGTGAGCCTGCAGCTGGCCAGCGACCAGTTCTCCCCGCGGGTGATGCGCTCGTTCATCCGCGACCGCCTGAGCCAACGGGTCATCGGCCTGCTGGTGTCGCTGACCGTGGCGGTGATCCTGACCCTGATCACGGTGGCGGGCATCATCGTCCACCTGGACCATCTGGCGCACGGGTTGCAGGTGGGCAATGTCGCCCGGGGCATCGCCCGGGAGGGTGAGGCCGTCGCCTCCGCACTCGATGACGTACCCGCCGGTATGCGCCAGGTCGATCCCCGGGATTTCCGCGACATCCCGGCGGAGGCGGTGCTTATCGACGCCCCGTCCAGCGGGTGGATCAGCCAGGTGGATCTTACGCGGGTGTTCGCGGTTGTCCCGCCCGGCACCGTCGTGCGCATGGAGACCCGGGTGGGCGCCTACATCCATTCCGGGGAGCCGTTGTTCACGGTGTGGCCGGAGCCTGACCACCGCAGCCGGAGGAGGCTGGCGGCGGCGATCGAGGTGTCCGAGATACGCACCATGCTCCAGGACGTGGACTTCGCCATCCGTCAGCTCGTTGACATCGGGCTGCGCGCGCTGAGCCCCGCGGTCAATGACCCGACCACCGCGGTGGAAGTCATCCTCCGTTTGGGCAGTCTCATGCGCACGGTGCTCACCACTTCGCTGGCGCCGCCGGCGTTGCAGGACGACGCTGACCGGGTGCTGGTGCAGCCGTGGAACCTCTCGCACGAGGAGTACGTCGCCCATGCCTTCGACCAGCTCCGGCAGATGTGTCTGGATCAGACCGAGGTGGCGGCCGCACTGCTGAGGGTCCTGAGGATGCTGGGCACCCATGTCCGCGAGGAGGGCAATCCTGACCTTGAGCCCGTCCTCCACCGGCAGATGCAGCTGCTGTTTGACGGGCTCGAGCGGCAGCCCGACCTGCATCCGGAGGACCTGCGCCGCCTGCGGGCGCTGACCTCCGGGGACACGGACCCCGCCGATCACAGTCGGTGACCCACCCCTTATCGACAGACCAGCTAAGCCAGAACGACACAGGCAGATTCCCGTATGCATCCTGGCGGGGTGTTTTCTGCCTGCCCGCACGGTGCCCAAAAAAACGGCAAGGACAAGGCCAGGGCGTCGGGGACCCGGATAAAGAGGGGGGAACAAGAGGACTACGGCCGGTGGGCGGTACTGCCCGAAGAACCCCTGTCGTCGGGGACTGGCGCATCATGGTCCTGGGGGTCATCGGCTTTTTCCGAGGTGGCAGCGTGGGAGTCCTGATTGTGGGTGGCGCGCAGTTCCCGGCCCTGGGATTCGAGCCGTTCGCGTATCTTCTGCTGTTTTTCCACCTTGGCGGTGTCGCGCGGGGGGAGCTGGATGTTATCTTCTGCCGCAATATCGCCCTGCAGCTGGCGGGCGCGTTCAACCTCGGCGTCGATCTCCACGCCCAGCAGCAGGACGATGTTGAACACCCACAGGGTAAACAGCAGGGCCATGACACCGCCGATCGTGCCGTAGGAGCTGTACCCGCCCAGGTACGAGAAGTACAGGTAGAGCAGGCCCGCGGCTGCGGCGATGCCGATGATCGCGACGGTCGAGCCCAGGCTGACCCACCGGAACTTCGGCTGCCGGACGTTCGGGGTGAAGTAGTAGAGCACGGCGATGAGGAGGACGAGCAGGACCAGGATCACCGGCCATTTCACCCACGCCCAGACGGGCAGGAAGGTGCCCATGAGGAAGTCGAGGACTCCGCCCAGGCCGAAAGATGCCGCGACGGGGCCGAGCAGCCCGGAGACCACGGTCTCGTTGAGCACGAGGCAGATGAGGATGAGCACGATCCCCAGCAGCAGGACAAGGGTGGTTGCCAGCATGGTGCCGGTCAGTGTGATCAGCCCGCGGCCCTCAGCACGCTCGTAGATGGTGTTGGTGCTGCGGGAGAACGCTTTCACGTACGCAGAGGCTGACCACAGGGCGGTGGCGACACCGATGATCAGGGCAACAATGCCGCCGGTGGTGGAGACGGTGATGGTGTCGATCAGATCGATGACCAGGTCCTGGTAGTCGGTGGGTACGTAGGTGGTGGTGAAGTCCTCGGCCAGGGTGGTCACTGCGCCCGCGTTGCTGGCCAGCACCAGGGACAGCAGGGAGAACACCGCAAGCATCGACGGTGCCAGGGACAGCACGGTGAAGTAGGTGAGCATGGCCGCCAGGTCCGTGCCGCCGTCGGCGAGGAACTCCTGCCCGGACCTCTTCACGGCGTATTTCCAGCTGGCGGAGGTGAGCTTCGTCGGAGAATCGGGTTTTGTGTCACTGTCGGGGGCGGGGGCGTCAACCGCGTCCAATGTGTCGTCGATGTTTTCCTGGACAGCCATGAAGGAAGATCCTCTCATCAGTCACATAACGGTGAGTGAATATGTCGGGGGTGGCAGGGGTGAGGCGGGGATGCAGTCAGGCCCTGACCGACCACACGGGGTCGGGCAGGGCCTGAACAAAAGCAGGGCGCGGTGCTTAGCGGCGCAGGGTGGGATCCTCGTCGATGTCACCGGTGATCTCGCGGTCGCCGTCGATCTCGAGTTCCTCACGGGCGACGTCCTCGCGGACGGTTTCGGTCTCCCGGACGGTCTCCTTGTGCAGACTGACCTCCTCGACCGGGACGGTTTCCTTGGTCACGGTCACCCGCTCCTCGGACAGGGTGATCGATGCCTCGTCTTCGGTGAGATCGCCGCCGCGCACAGCGTGCGCATCATCGGCGTCGATGGGGGTGCGTTCGATGCGGACTTCTTCGCGCTGGACGGGGACCTCGACGGTTTCGGTGTCGTGGACGACATACTTGCGCAGACGCACCTGGCCGGTCTCCACGCGCTGCTTGTCGACGTTGATCCGCTCCTCCGACAGCGTCATCGAATCAGCGTCCGTGGTGTCTACACCGGTGTCGACACGCTCGTGCTTACGCTCCACATCTACTCCGCCGGCCAGATCAGCGCGGTCACGGTCGTAGTCGGCGTGGTAGGTTTCCAGGTTGTCGGTGCCCTCCAGGCCGTAGTGACGGTAGATGACCGCCTGGTCCTCGTCGGAGAGGTGGGCCTCGGAATCAAAATCCGGGGCATCGGCGATGCGGTCCTTGGTGAACCCCAGGCGCAGCTCGTCACCGGTGAGCTGGTGGCCGCGCAGCGGCACCAGGCTGGAGCTCATGCCGAACAGACCGTGGCCGACCTCAACGAAATCGGGCTGGCCGGTGGCGTCGTTGATGTAGACCTGCTTGACGGAACCGAGCTTGTCACCGGTGCTGTCGTAAGCGGTGGCGTTGGCAAGCTCCTGGATGTTGCGGTTGACCATGATATGCTCCTTGGGTGTTCTCGATTGTCAGGCTGGGCGATCAGAACCTGCCACGAAAGCAAGATCCTACTCGCCACCTGAAGACGGACTTGCCCCAGTCTAGCAAGTCATCCGGCCACGTGTGTGATCAGAGACACAGTTGGTTGTCAGTTGACGGCCTTCCTTCAATGTTCTCACAGCAACACGGTGCCGACATGCCCTTCCATCCCCGCGCTGGGGCCGTCCGGAGTAGAACCCACCCGGTGGTCGGCGCCGGAGGAAGACGGCCCGGGTCCGGGCCACCATAATTTCCTAGATGTGATCTATTGATATTGTCGGGTTCGTGGAGGAGGGTGAGGAGGATGCTTACTGATCAGGATGTGTTGTATGCCTTCGGTATCCGCCTGCAGGTGGCCCGGGAGTCGGTGGGATTATCGGCTCTTCACGATCTAGAGTGCGTTGATCCGGTTTTGCAGCTGTCCGGAGTGAATCAGGCACCGCAAGATGTAGTTGT encodes the following:
- a CDS encoding YihY/virulence factor BrkB family protein; this encodes MAVQENIDDTLDAVDAPAPDSDTKPDSPTKLTSASWKYAVKRSGQEFLADGGTDLAAMLTYFTVLSLAPSMLAVFSLLSLVLASNAGAVTTLAEDFTTTYVPTDYQDLVIDLIDTITVSTTGGIVALIIGVATALWSASAYVKAFSRSTNTIYERAEGRGLITLTGTMLATTLVLLLGIVLILICLVLNETVVSGLLGPVAASFGLGGVLDFLMGTFLPVWAWVKWPVILVLLVLLIAVLYYFTPNVRQPKFRWVSLGSTVAIIGIAAAAGLLYLYFSYLGGYSSYGTIGGVMALLFTLWVFNIVLLLGVEIDAEVERARQLQGDIAAEDNIQLPPRDTAKVEKQQKIRERLESQGRELRATHNQDSHAATSEKADDPQDHDAPVPDDRGSSGSTAHRP
- a CDS encoding DUF2382 domain-containing protein, producing the protein MVNRNIQELANATAYDSTGDKLGSVKQVYINDATGQPDFVEVGHGLFGMSSSLVPLRGHQLTGDELRLGFTKDRIADAPDFDSEAHLSDEDQAVIYRHYGLEGTDNLETYHADYDRDRADLAGGVDVERKHERVDTGVDTTDADSMTLSEERINVDKQRVETGQVRLRKYVVHDTETVEVPVQREEVRIERTPIDADDAHAVRGGDLTEDEASITLSEERVTVTKETVPVEEVSLHKETVRETETVREDVAREELEIDGDREITGDIDEDPTLRR
- a CDS encoding DUF2254 domain-containing protein; this encodes MTRVGISGRLRLAMLSYRFEESLFLYPALIMSGGIVLAVVATVVDDALGHGTRVPLTLTMSSNAATWLLATVAGAMITTVGVVFSLTVVSLQLASDQFSPRVMRSFIRDRLSQRVIGLLVSLTVAVILTLITVAGIIVHLDHLAHGLQVGNVARGIAREGEAVASALDDVPAGMRQVDPRDFRDIPAEAVLIDAPSSGWISQVDLTRVFAVVPPGTVVRMETRVGAYIHSGEPLFTVWPEPDHRSRRRLAAAIEVSEIRTMLQDVDFAIRQLVDIGLRALSPAVNDPTTAVEVILRLGSLMRTVLTTSLAPPALQDDADRVLVQPWNLSHEEYVAHAFDQLRQMCLDQTEVAAALLRVLRMLGTHVREEGNPDLEPVLHRQMQLLFDGLERQPDLHPEDLRRLRALTSGDTDPADHSR
- a CDS encoding CueP family metal-binding protein, with protein sequence MNRLSALLAVCALALAGCTTSQANTEEAEFLASVDLGGMDTVGIIDYLDTLLVEAPPHDLMAIVRSDELVLSHSDQEIRLEMPADSVYVSVAPFINQTHDCFYHSLTTCLGELRNASVEVKIIEAGTGAVLVAEHATTFDNGFIGYWLPRDTAGTIEITHGEFTGHSFFDTGPDGATCLTDLHLRASPLPQV
- a CDS encoding low affinity iron permease family protein, giving the protein MPNHLSPAGARETFTRFTTASADYLGKPGVFIVAVIAIVLWAASGPVLGFSDTWQLIINTGTTLVTFLMVFIIQNTQNRDSAAIHLKLDTLMREHGVQDPVLYDAENRGEDELEAMNEQITPPTDPTTTNRPQPSAGEEVQ